A genomic region of Dickeya solani IPO 2222 contains the following coding sequences:
- the recB gene encoding exodeoxyribonuclease V subunit beta has product MTAHSLPSPLDVLRFPLAGSRLIEASAGTGKTFTIAMLYVRLVLGHGGELAFSRPLNPPDILVVTFTDAATRELRDRIRARLAQAAAYFQPDGKDEAVDPLLRELRADYPPEQWPDCARKLQLAAEWMDEAAVSTIHSWCNRMLGEHAFDSGSLFNQTLETDQSDVLLEVVRDYWRTFFFPLDARDVLELRESWPSPENFYRSVTALLEYADEIGIDDLPAQIFSAVREEKTRRLTALKAPWPQWCGELRDLLNAAVAQKKADGRKLQARYFDPWLDKLHHWATSDETTLDIGTGWTRLTPQGLRECWKVPEEAPQHPALTAMETLPQQLSELPEPRSQLLRHACRWVSQRFRHEQESRAQMGFQDLLTRLDAALRGDNGERLAQRIRRQFPVAMIDEFQDTDPLQYRIFDTLYRVADNDPQQGLILIGDPKQAIYAFRGADIYTYLRARRDTDGRHYTLGTNFRSTQAMVGAANQVFMQAENRADGAGAFLFRQPDGGNPVPFLPVQANGRDEAWVLDGADAAALTCWTLATDASLSSAEYRQRMAAGCAREMVRLLQLGGQGRAGFAVPGQLLRPVRPGDMAVLVNTGREAMAVRAQLSARGVRSVYLSDRESVFDSPQAGELHCWLAACADPENDRLLRAALATPSLGLSWQALDRLNHDEQEWERRVMQFDRYQRCWQQQGVLPMLRRLMWEFDVPRRLLAADNTRALTDMLHLAELLQQASVHLDGEHALIRYLAEQCQADNPGGDTLKLRLESDADLVKVVTVHKSKGLEYPLVFLPFACAFRAVSHRDVPLKFHDDDGQPRLELIASDEAVQRADHERLGEDLRKFYVALTRARYAMWLGMAPLKELEKSAPGYLLGAGEPLEPAQLAQQLSTWCGADSQIASLPETDDDVYRAERQTPALGQEPPLPDMRSHRWRITSYSGLQLAPEGHYREFREPAAGDVPEVQSAQQETFSEPQASAERLPPLPSGLDMYSFPRGAASGSFLHGLLEWAGKEGFAALAAERPRVEDQVARRCNRQGWTQWIPVLTDWLMALLSQPLALPTQPGSAVSLAGLTQYQVEMEFWFALSQVDTQELDQQVRAATLAGEPRAALMREQLNGMLKGFIDLVFEHQGRYYVLDYKSNWLGADAADYDPPRMASAMLEHRYDLQLALYLFALHRLLKSRLPDYDYDRHVGGALYLFLRGSQAPGGGVYAQRPDRALIEALDRLFSGETEATA; this is encoded by the coding sequence ATGACGGCGCATTCGTTACCTTCTCCGCTGGATGTGCTGCGCTTTCCGCTCGCCGGCAGCCGCCTGATCGAAGCCAGCGCCGGCACCGGCAAAACCTTCACCATTGCCATGTTGTATGTGCGGCTGGTGCTGGGGCACGGCGGCGAGCTAGCGTTCTCTCGCCCACTCAACCCGCCGGACATTCTGGTGGTGACCTTTACCGATGCCGCCACCCGCGAGTTGCGTGACCGTATTCGCGCCCGGCTGGCGCAGGCGGCCGCTTACTTTCAGCCGGATGGCAAGGATGAAGCGGTCGATCCGCTGCTGCGCGAACTGCGCGCCGACTATCCACCGGAACAGTGGCCGGACTGCGCGCGCAAATTGCAACTGGCCGCCGAATGGATGGACGAAGCGGCGGTGTCCACCATCCACAGCTGGTGTAACCGGATGCTGGGCGAACACGCCTTTGACAGCGGCAGCTTGTTTAACCAGACGCTGGAGACCGACCAGAGCGACGTGCTGCTGGAGGTGGTGCGCGATTACTGGCGGACGTTCTTTTTTCCGCTCGATGCCCGCGATGTGTTGGAGTTGCGCGAGAGCTGGCCATCGCCGGAAAACTTTTATCGTAGCGTGACGGCGTTGCTGGAGTATGCCGATGAGATTGGTATCGACGACCTGCCCGCGCAGATTTTCAGCGCGGTCCGCGAAGAAAAAACGCGCCGGCTGACCGCGCTGAAAGCGCCCTGGCCGCAGTGGTGCGGCGAGTTGCGTGACCTGCTGAACGCGGCGGTGGCACAGAAAAAGGCGGACGGCCGCAAGCTACAGGCCCGCTATTTCGACCCGTGGCTGGACAAACTGCACCACTGGGCCACCAGCGATGAAACGACGCTGGATATCGGCACCGGCTGGACACGGCTGACCCCGCAAGGGCTGCGGGAATGCTGGAAAGTGCCGGAAGAGGCGCCGCAACACCCGGCACTGACTGCGATGGAGACGTTGCCGCAGCAGTTGAGCGAATTACCGGAGCCGCGCAGTCAGTTGCTGCGGCACGCCTGCCGTTGGGTCAGCCAGCGTTTTCGCCACGAGCAGGAGAGCCGGGCGCAAATGGGCTTTCAGGACCTGCTGACCCGGCTGGATGCCGCGTTGCGCGGCGACAACGGCGAGCGGCTGGCGCAGCGTATTCGCCGTCAGTTCCCGGTGGCGATGATCGACGAGTTTCAGGATACCGATCCGCTGCAATACCGCATTTTCGATACCCTGTACCGGGTGGCGGACAACGACCCGCAGCAGGGGCTGATCCTGATCGGCGACCCGAAACAGGCGATTTACGCGTTTCGCGGCGCCGATATCTATACCTATTTGCGCGCCCGCCGCGATACCGACGGGCGACATTACACGCTGGGTACTAACTTTCGATCCACCCAGGCGATGGTCGGCGCCGCCAATCAGGTATTCATGCAAGCGGAAAACCGTGCCGACGGCGCGGGCGCGTTTCTGTTTCGTCAGCCTGACGGCGGCAATCCGGTGCCGTTTTTGCCGGTACAGGCCAACGGTCGTGACGAGGCGTGGGTGCTGGATGGCGCTGACGCCGCGGCGCTGACCTGCTGGACGCTGGCGACGGATGCGTCGCTGTCGTCGGCGGAATACCGTCAGCGCATGGCCGCCGGCTGCGCCCGCGAAATGGTGCGTCTGCTGCAACTCGGCGGGCAAGGCCGGGCCGGTTTTGCCGTACCGGGGCAGCTGCTGCGCCCGGTCAGACCGGGGGACATGGCGGTGCTGGTCAATACCGGGCGCGAGGCGATGGCGGTGCGGGCGCAGCTGTCCGCCCGTGGCGTGCGCAGCGTATATCTGTCGGATCGGGAGTCGGTGTTCGACAGCCCACAGGCCGGCGAACTGCACTGCTGGCTGGCGGCCTGCGCCGACCCGGAGAACGATCGGTTGTTGCGCGCCGCGCTGGCGACCCCTTCGCTGGGGCTGAGCTGGCAGGCGCTTGACCGCCTTAACCACGACGAGCAGGAGTGGGAACGCCGGGTGATGCAATTTGACCGCTACCAGCGCTGCTGGCAACAGCAAGGTGTGTTGCCGATGCTGCGGCGGCTAATGTGGGAGTTCGATGTGCCGCGCCGGCTGCTGGCCGCCGATAATACCCGCGCGCTGACCGATATGCTGCACCTGGCGGAATTGCTGCAACAGGCCAGCGTGCATCTGGACGGCGAGCACGCGCTGATCCGCTATCTGGCGGAGCAGTGCCAGGCGGATAACCCCGGCGGCGACACCCTGAAATTGCGGCTGGAAAGCGATGCCGATCTGGTGAAGGTGGTCACCGTCCACAAGTCCAAAGGGCTGGAGTACCCGTTGGTGTTTCTGCCGTTTGCCTGCGCGTTTCGCGCCGTCAGCCACCGGGACGTGCCGCTGAAATTTCATGATGATGACGGGCAGCCGCGCCTTGAGCTGATTGCCAGCGACGAGGCGGTGCAGCGCGCCGACCATGAGCGGCTGGGCGAGGACCTGCGTAAATTTTATGTGGCGCTGACCCGCGCCCGCTACGCCATGTGGCTTGGCATGGCGCCGTTGAAAGAGCTGGAGAAAAGCGCGCCCGGTTACCTGCTCGGCGCCGGTGAGCCGCTGGAGCCGGCGCAGCTGGCGCAACAGCTGTCGACCTGGTGCGGCGCGGACAGCCAGATTGCGTCGCTGCCGGAGACGGATGACGATGTCTATCGCGCCGAGCGGCAGACGCCGGCGTTGGGGCAGGAGCCGCCGTTGCCGGATATGCGCAGTCACCGCTGGCGCATCACCAGCTATTCCGGGTTACAGCTGGCGCCGGAAGGGCATTACCGCGAGTTTCGTGAACCTGCTGCGGGCGACGTACCCGAAGTACAGAGCGCGCAGCAGGAAACCTTTAGCGAACCGCAGGCGTCGGCGGAGCGTTTGCCGCCGTTGCCGTCCGGTCTTGATATGTACAGTTTTCCTCGCGGGGCGGCGTCGGGCAGTTTTCTGCACGGCTTGCTGGAGTGGGCCGGAAAAGAGGGCTTCGCCGCGCTGGCGGCGGAGAGGCCTAGGGTGGAGGATCAGGTGGCGCGGCGCTGTAACCGACAAGGCTGGACGCAGTGGATACCGGTGCTCACTGACTGGCTGATGGCGCTGCTCAGTCAGCCGCTGGCACTGCCGACGCAACCCGGCAGCGCGGTCTCGCTGGCCGGGCTGACGCAGTATCAGGTGGAAATGGAGTTCTGGTTTGCGCTCAGTCAGGTCGATACGCAGGAATTGGATCAACAGGTCAGGGCCGCCACGCTGGCGGGCGAACCACGTGCGGCGCTGATGCGCGAACAGCTTAACGGCATGTTGAAAGGGTTTATCGATTTGGTGTTTGAACATCAGGGGCGCTACTACGTGCTGGACTACAAATCCAATTGGTTGGGGGCGGACGCCGCCGACTATGACCCACCGCGTATGGCGAGCGCCATGCTGGAGCACCGTTACGATCTGCAACTGGCGCTGTATCTGTTTGCGCTGCACCGTTTGCTGAAATCCCGCCTGCCGGATTACGACTACGACCGTCACGTCGGCGGCGCGTTATACCTGTTCCTGCGCGGCAGTCAGGCGCCGGGCGGCGGCGTGTACGCTCAACGGCCGGACCGGGCGCTGATTGAGGCGCTGGATCGCCTGTTTAGCGGCGAAACGGAGGCGACGGCATGA
- the recC gene encoding exodeoxyribonuclease V subunit gamma, producing the protein MSENRLQPGLMAIHSNHPEALRDVLVSWMAANPLGGLENELILVQSNGIGQWLKLALARDTRDGGCGVAAALDVQLPSRFFWQVYRSVLGHDQVPETSPFDKSLLVWRLVRLLPELLAQPEFAALARFLQQDADLRKRYQLAERLADLFDQYQVYRADWLAQWAAGHDVLATSRRGVEPLPDDQRWQPLLWRALLRDTGEVLSGTSRAALHRRFLDDVQRWGDAERPAGLPSRVMIFGISSLPQQALELLAAIGRWTQVFMCVHNPCEYYWGDIIADKDLLRAERTRQRRKPGMPDVLALEELHQHAHPLLAAWGKQGRDYIGLLDEYDQREHYSSLIERNDLFFSNGDDCLLHQLQDDILDLRPLAESRARWPVIVPHQDRSIRFHVAHSAQREVEVLHDQLLAAFAADPTLRPRDVIVMVPDINGYAPHIQAVFGLIDRQDPRYIPFSVADRGPRQNNLLLAALERLLNLPQSRVAVSDVLDLLEVPSVRQRFAITEEQLPLLQRWIRAANVRWGLHARQRQSLDLPDAPEQNSWFFGLRRMLLGYAVGAGDAWRDIEPLDEIGGLDAVLAGQLALLLDRLDYSWQQLCQPATPVQWGDRLRALLSTFFAADEGEDGFMLLQLDEGLQNWLEACESVALEQALPLSVVREHWLGLFEQSSLTQPFFAGAVTFATLMPMRAIPFRHVCLLGMNDGDYPRNRVPLDFDLMGQDYRPGDRSRREDDRYLFLEALLSARERLYISWVGRSIHDNSERPPSVLVAQLRDHLSNGWRTVDGQEVLSALTVEHRLQPFSPDYFTAGSPLFSYAREWRAGLSPQDGLLPQNAPATEAALDEYPQDGALTLRQLADVVRDPVRSFFRLRLNVWFEQEDATSQDQEPFAIDALENWRLQHELIQVQKAALRQRIPREQALAEQLARIARRGELAPGGFTAVLEQDLAEPMADLFTRYEQEQEKWPEALPDEPLSLPDVPLEDWLNELRTDGQGNRCRLVLESGGLLHPMRRSYRLDKLLPFWVAHLAGHLGGQPLHSTLVSKNGTVHLPALEPEQAKAYWQALVDAWREGMRHPLPLAVKTGFRWLETGGEPDQPPDGEAGKAARQCYEEHDPANRKFAESASNAYLARAFPTFDHLWANGEFARWAQQLLAPLYLTLKAASARNKKSGGQS; encoded by the coding sequence ATGAGCGAAAACAGGTTACAACCCGGTTTGATGGCGATCCACAGCAACCATCCTGAAGCCCTGCGCGACGTGCTGGTGTCGTGGATGGCGGCTAATCCGCTGGGCGGGCTGGAAAACGAGCTAATTCTGGTGCAAAGCAACGGTATCGGACAGTGGCTGAAACTGGCGCTGGCACGCGATACCCGCGACGGCGGATGCGGCGTCGCGGCGGCGCTGGATGTCCAATTGCCGTCGCGTTTTTTCTGGCAGGTCTACCGGTCGGTGCTGGGTCACGATCAGGTGCCGGAAACCTCGCCGTTCGATAAATCGCTGCTGGTGTGGCGGTTGGTGCGGTTGTTGCCGGAGCTACTGGCGCAGCCGGAATTCGCCGCGCTGGCGCGCTTTCTGCAGCAGGATGCCGATCTGCGCAAGCGTTACCAACTGGCCGAACGGCTGGCCGACCTGTTTGACCAGTATCAGGTGTATCGTGCCGACTGGCTGGCGCAGTGGGCCGCCGGGCATGATGTGCTGGCGACCAGCCGGCGCGGCGTGGAGCCGTTGCCGGATGATCAGCGTTGGCAACCCTTGCTGTGGCGGGCGTTGCTGCGGGATACCGGCGAGGTGCTGTCCGGCACCAGCCGTGCGGCGCTGCACCGGCGTTTTCTGGACGACGTGCAACGGTGGGGCGACGCCGAGCGGCCGGCGGGATTGCCGTCCCGGGTGATGATATTCGGTATTTCATCGCTGCCGCAGCAGGCGCTGGAACTGCTGGCGGCCATCGGCCGCTGGACCCAGGTGTTTATGTGCGTGCATAACCCGTGCGAATACTACTGGGGCGATATTATCGCCGACAAGGATCTGCTGCGTGCCGAACGCACCCGTCAGCGGCGCAAACCCGGCATGCCGGACGTCCTCGCGCTGGAAGAGCTGCATCAGCACGCTCATCCGCTGCTGGCAGCCTGGGGCAAACAAGGGCGCGATTACATCGGCCTGCTGGATGAATACGACCAGCGCGAGCATTACTCCTCACTGATTGAGCGTAACGACCTGTTTTTCAGCAACGGCGACGACTGCCTGCTACATCAGTTACAGGACGATATCCTGGATTTGCGACCGCTGGCGGAAAGCCGGGCGCGCTGGCCTGTCATCGTTCCGCATCAGGATCGTTCGATCCGTTTTCATGTCGCTCACAGCGCGCAGCGCGAAGTGGAAGTGCTGCACGACCAACTGCTGGCGGCGTTTGCCGCCGACCCGACGCTGCGCCCGCGCGACGTGATTGTGATGGTGCCGGACATCAACGGCTATGCGCCGCATATTCAGGCGGTGTTCGGGCTGATCGACCGGCAGGACCCGCGCTATATCCCGTTCAGCGTGGCGGACCGCGGGCCGCGGCAGAACAACCTGTTGCTGGCGGCGCTGGAGCGGTTGTTGAATTTACCGCAGTCGCGCGTGGCGGTCAGCGATGTGCTGGATTTGCTGGAGGTGCCGTCGGTACGCCAGCGTTTTGCCATCACCGAAGAGCAGTTGCCGCTGCTGCAACGCTGGATTCGGGCCGCCAACGTGCGCTGGGGGCTGCACGCCCGCCAGCGCCAGAGTCTCGACTTGCCCGACGCGCCGGAACAAAACAGCTGGTTTTTCGGCCTGCGGCGTATGCTGCTGGGCTACGCGGTGGGTGCCGGCGACGCCTGGCGGGATATTGAGCCGCTGGATGAAATCGGCGGGCTGGATGCGGTGCTGGCCGGTCAACTGGCGTTGCTGCTCGACCGGCTGGATTACAGTTGGCAGCAGCTATGTCAGCCCGCGACGCCGGTGCAGTGGGGCGATCGGCTACGCGCGCTGCTGAGCACGTTTTTTGCGGCGGATGAGGGTGAGGACGGCTTTATGCTGCTGCAACTGGACGAGGGGTTGCAGAACTGGCTGGAGGCCTGCGAGTCGGTGGCGCTGGAGCAGGCATTGCCGCTGTCGGTGGTGCGGGAACACTGGCTGGGACTGTTTGAGCAGTCGAGCCTGACCCAGCCGTTTTTTGCCGGCGCCGTCACCTTCGCCACCCTGATGCCGATGCGCGCCATCCCGTTTCGCCACGTCTGCCTGCTGGGCATGAACGATGGCGACTATCCCCGCAACCGGGTGCCGCTGGACTTCGACCTGATGGGGCAGGATTACCGTCCCGGCGACCGTTCCCGCCGCGAAGACGACCGCTACCTGTTTCTGGAGGCGCTGCTGTCGGCGCGTGAACGTTTATATATCAGTTGGGTGGGGCGCAGTATCCACGACAACAGCGAGCGGCCGCCCTCGGTGCTGGTGGCGCAGTTGCGCGACCATCTAAGCAACGGCTGGCGGACCGTCGACGGGCAGGAAGTGTTGTCGGCGCTGACGGTAGAGCACCGGTTGCAGCCATTCAGCCCGGATTATTTTACCGCCGGCAGCCCGTTGTTCAGCTATGCCCGCGAATGGCGCGCCGGCCTGTCGCCGCAAGATGGATTGTTGCCGCAGAACGCGCCGGCAACGGAAGCCGCGCTGGACGAGTATCCGCAGGACGGCGCGCTGACGCTGCGCCAGCTGGCGGATGTTGTCCGTGACCCGGTGCGCAGCTTCTTCCGTCTGCGGCTTAACGTCTGGTTCGAGCAGGAAGACGCCACCAGCCAGGATCAGGAGCCGTTTGCTATCGACGCGCTGGAAAATTGGCGCTTGCAACATGAGCTGATCCAGGTGCAGAAAGCGGCGTTACGCCAGCGCATCCCCCGCGAACAGGCGCTGGCGGAGCAACTGGCACGCATCGCCCGGCGCGGCGAACTGGCGCCGGGCGGCTTTACCGCGGTGCTGGAGCAGGATTTGGCGGAGCCGATGGCGGATCTGTTCACCCGTTACGAGCAGGAACAGGAAAAATGGCCTGAAGCGCTGCCTGACGAACCGCTGTCGCTGCCCGATGTCCCGCTGGAAGACTGGCTGAACGAGCTGCGCACCGACGGGCAGGGCAACCGATGCCGTTTAGTGCTGGAAAGCGGCGGGTTGCTTCATCCCATGCGGCGCAGCTACCGCCTCGACAAGCTATTGCCGTTCTGGGTGGCGCATCTGGCCGGGCACCTTGGCGGGCAACCGTTGCACAGCACGCTGGTCAGCAAGAACGGCACCGTTCACCTGCCGGCGCTGGAGCCTGAGCAGGCGAAAGCATACTGGCAGGCGTTGGTGGATGCCTGGCGGGAAGGCATGCGTCACCCGCTGCCGCTGGCGGTGAAAACCGGATTTCGCTGGCTGGAGACGGGCGGAGAACCGGATCAACCGCCGGACGGCGAGGCGGGTAAAGCGGCACGTCAGTGTTATGAGGAGCATGATCCGGCCAACCGCAAGTTTGCTGAATCGGCGTCTAACGCCTATCTGGCCCGCGCTTTCCCAACGTTCGACCACCTGTGGGCCAACGGCGAGTTTGCTCGCTGGGCGCAGCAACTGCTGGCGCCGCTGTACCTGACGCTGAAAGCGGCGTCGGCGAGAAATAAAAAATCAGGAGGCCAGTCATGA
- a CDS encoding isochorismatase family protein, translating into MPRALLIIDMQRFVTDSIQQGMGYYPATCIENMTRVLEQFRTTGATVIHVRHESAAGTPMQPGAPLAMPMEAFDALPEEPVFIKNTSSAFSSTALLPYLQSKQIAEVVVIGAVAGFCVNSTVRMGSDLGLNMVVVNDAVISFELQPANLTAKEIFDVTLALLGTSFARSISTEAFLKESQ; encoded by the coding sequence ATGCCCAGAGCGTTGCTTATTATTGATATGCAGAGGTTTGTTACCGACAGCATTCAGCAAGGTATGGGGTATTACCCTGCTACGTGTATTGAGAATATGACGCGCGTGCTTGAACAATTCAGAACGACGGGAGCGACGGTGATACATGTTCGCCATGAGTCTGCCGCCGGTACGCCAATGCAACCGGGAGCGCCATTGGCTATGCCGATGGAGGCATTCGATGCGTTGCCGGAAGAGCCGGTGTTCATCAAAAATACCTCGTCCGCCTTCAGTTCGACGGCGTTGCTGCCCTACCTGCAAAGCAAGCAGATAGCAGAGGTTGTCGTGATCGGCGCCGTCGCTGGGTTCTGTGTCAACTCAACGGTCAGGATGGGGTCCGACTTAGGCCTTAACATGGTGGTGGTTAACGATGCCGTCATCAGTTTTGAGCTGCAGCCCGCTAACCTGACGGCCAAAGAGATATTCGATGTCACCTTGGCATTGCTGGGCACCTCTTTTGCCAGGTCCATCTCGACCGAGGCGTTCCTGAAAGAGTCTCAATAA
- a CDS encoding type III secretion system chaperone: MTSAQSASTRPTSAQQLAARLLQHFSQFNRQRLTLNNGICVLNGADGREAAVIEVPAHSDNLLLHCQLVSLKGEDRPAIYRLMLLLNFEMAAMRGCWLALDEYDNLRLCSQSPLDKLDEAGFSALMNGYIRQVQETRTFIEQTLAQANAA; encoded by the coding sequence ATGACATCAGCACAATCAGCCTCAACACGACCAACCTCAGCACAACAACTGGCGGCGCGGCTGCTGCAACATTTTAGCCAGTTTAACCGGCAGCGCCTGACGCTGAATAACGGCATCTGTGTACTGAACGGCGCGGACGGCCGGGAAGCGGCGGTGATTGAGGTGCCGGCGCACAGCGACAATCTGCTGCTGCACTGCCAGTTGGTTAGTTTGAAAGGCGAAGACCGGCCGGCAATCTACCGCCTGATGTTGCTGCTCAATTTCGAGATGGCGGCGATGCGCGGCTGCTGGCTGGCGCTGGATGAGTACGACAATCTGCGCCTGTGCAGTCAGTCTCCGCTCGACAAACTGGACGAAGCGGGCTTCAGCGCGCTGATGAACGGCTATATCCGGCAGGTGCAAGAAACCCGTACGTTTATCGAACAGACGCTGGCGCAGGCTAACGCCGCCTGA